A single genomic interval of Lathyrus oleraceus cultivar Zhongwan6 chromosome 7, CAAS_Psat_ZW6_1.0, whole genome shotgun sequence harbors:
- the LOC127101998 gene encoding uncharacterized protein LOC127101998, whose product MEKIFEILHCEDAKKVEYATFLLREEAGSWWRGAKQLMESNNEALNWDAFKPNFFDKYFPSSARSEKEAQFLKLYQGNMTIVEYADKFDSLVKHFRYFRDNVDENYKCQRFEQGLRYEIKESVEPLEIRPFQALVEKFTIPSVEPVILNEACLQCPLNILGVKFKVDLICIPLKHLGVILGMDWLSSHHVLLDCARNSIIFLDPNVSRFLNINRLKISLKGGIQKYVFLNSISMRPEVEISEIPVVGDFPEVFPSDVPGLPLVRDIEFSIDVVPGTGPIHITPDRMAPSEMLELKNQLEDLLSKKFIRPSVSPWGAPVLLVKKKDGKSRLCVDYRQLNKVTIKNRYRFP is encoded by the exons ATGGAGAAGATCTTTGAAATACTCCATTGTGAGGATGCTAAGAAGGTGGAATATGCAACCTTTTTGCTTAGGGAAGAGGCTGGATCTTGGTGGCGAGGTGCGAAACAGCTAATGGAGAGTAATAATGAAGCATTGAACTGGGATGCTTTCAAACCAAATTTTTTTGACAAGTATTTCCCATCAAGTGCTAGATCGGAGAAAGAGGCCCAATTCCTTAAGCTTTACCAAGGCAACATGACTATAGTTGAGTATGCTGACAAATTTGACTCCCTAGTCAAACATTTCCGCTATTTCCGTGACAATGTGGATGAGAATTATAAGTGTCAGAGATTCGAACAGGGACTCAGATATGAAATTAAGGAGTCCGTGGAGCCCTTGGAGATTCGTCCGTTCCAAGCTCTAGTGGAGAAAT TCACCATACCGTCTGTTGAACCTGTAATCTTGAATGAAGCTTGTTTACAATGTCCTTTGAATATCTTGGGCGTGAAATTTAAAGTCGACTTGATTTGCATTCCTCTCAAACATCTGGGAGTGATCCTTGGGATGGATTGGTTATCTAGTCATCATGTTCTTTTGGATTGCGCTCGAAATTCTATAATCTTTCTAGACCCTAATGTTTCCCGATTCCTCAATATCAACCGATTGAAAATTTCTTTAAAGGGAGGAATCCAGAAGTATGTATTCTTAAATTCTATCAGCATGAGACCAGAAGTAGAAATTTCTGAGATCCCGGTGGTAGGAGATTTCCCGGAAGTTTTCCCATCAGACGTGCCAGGGTTACCTCTAGTACGTGACATTGAATTTTCTATTGATGTGGTTCCAGGAACTGGACCTATTCATATTACCCCAGACAGAATGGCTCCATCTGAGATGTTAGAGCTGAAAAATCAATTAGAGGACCTATTGTCAAAGAAGTTTATTCGACCAAGTGTCTCACCATGGGGAGCTCCTGTACTATTGGTGAAGAAGAAGGATGGAAAGTCGAGattgtgtgttgactatcgacAACTTAATAAAGTTACAATAAAAAATAGATATCGATTTCCATGA